A region from the Aegilops tauschii subsp. strangulata cultivar AL8/78 chromosome 5, Aet v6.0, whole genome shotgun sequence genome encodes:
- the LOC141022805 gene encoding uncharacterized protein has protein sequence MEKLKWSMGFRSGMAVDCVGRSGGLALWWRDNVQVTIRPWCQYFVDAEIVWEGKTCRFTGFYGEPNTELRKKSWDAIRFLRSQDNLPWLCAGDYNEALFQSDQLGGNRRSFVQMEDFRDCLADYSLVDLGFSGYPYTWDNKREGAENVQVRLDRATCNAGFIDLFPETTVEHVMTEESDHQAIVIRTLETAPRQRKPGDRPFRFEEAWTRHAQYDQMVAEAWASADAGGQGIHACMQKLGLVAGSMQRWAREVFGSIRRQISKLKNQLADAKRRAMETGSSLETREIEEQLREIFAREELLYRKRKKHLCEVKLDMMKAYDRVEWIFLEQMLERAGFAPEWISMIMRCVTTAKFSVKLNGGLSRGFIPSRGLRQGDPLSSYLFLFCVEGFSALLRRAQEEQRIKGVSFRSTGPHVTHLLFADDSIVFLEGTNENMMALKEILGKYEEASGQRINLQKSSIFFGKGSQEDAKVQLKGILGVDNEALSGRYLGLPTLVGRSKDGTFKYVTESSKGKGVMRVADLLSPNGTAWNQNRLDEMFSPEDVADIKQIAIGGPGTEDFLAWNYTKNGVFTVRSAYHLRMAVNRLRSGRPESSSSVNKHKGFLGLWDTSAPTKAKIHMWRVIRNGLAVGSELHRRQIKPGVFCVVCGCEETIMHWFWSCQHSVHLWDQLRSEKGVMVAAPPIFTGSQSELANWLLGWFAAANDDEKEIMIHALYGLWLARNDTKNGKRIDAPHEIIERVCLFVKEWRELYVKPDSQTKPAII, from the exons atggagaaactgaagtGGAGTATGGGATTCAGGAGCGGGATGGCAGTTGATTGTGTAGGAAGGAGTGGTGGACTAGCTCTCTGGTGGAGGGATAATGTGCAAGTCACAATTAGGCCTTGGTGCCAATATTTCGTTGATGCAGAGATTGTATGGGAAGGGAAAACTTGTAGATTCACTGGTTTCTACGGAGAGCCAAATACAGAACTGCGCAAGAAGTCATGGGACGCGATTCGGTTTTTGAGATCACAGGATAACTTACCATGGCTTTGTGCAGGTGACTACAATGAAGCATTGTTCCAATCCGATCAGCTAGGTGGTAACAGAAGGAGTTTTGTTCAGATGGAGGACTTCAGGGATTGCTTGGCCGACTACAGTCTTGTGGATCTTGGGTTCTCCGGCTACCCCTATACTTGGGATAATAAGCGGGAGGGAGCGGAGAATGTTCAGGTTCGCTTGGACAGAGCCACATGCAATGCGGGGTTCATTGACCTTTTCCCGGAAACAACTGTTGAACACGTGATGACGGAAGAGTCCGACCACCAAGCGATTGTGATCCGGACGCTGGAGACTGCTCCGCGCCAGCGAAAGCCGGGCGACAGGCCATTTCGATTCGAGGAAGCGTGGACTAGGCATGCACAGTACGATCAGATGGTGGCCGAGGCCTGGGCTTCAGCGGATGCAGGAGGCCaagggattcatgcatgcatgcaaaaGCTTGGACTTGTTGCAGGGAGCATGCAGAGGTGGGCTCGAGAAGTCTTTGGGTCCATTAGGCGCCAGATTTCAAAGCTCAAGAACCAGCTAGCGGACGCCAAGAGAAGAGCGATGGAGACGGGGTCCTCACTGGAGACCCGGGAGATTGAGGAGCAGCTTCGTGAAATATTTGCAAGGGAAGAGCTCCTGTACAG GAAGAGGAAGAAACATTTGTGTGAGGTTAAATTGGACATGATGAAGGCTTATGATAGGGTCGAGTGGATTTTTCTGGAGCAAATGCTAGAGCGTGCTGGCTTTGCCCCGGAATGGATCTCCATGATCATGCGATGTGTGACAACAGCAAAGTTTTCGGTGAAGCTTAATGGTGGACTATCTAGGGGTTTTATTCCCTCCCGAGGCCTCCGGCAGGGTGACCCTCTATCATCGTATCTTTTTCTGTTTTGTGTGGAGGGGTTCTCAGCTTTACTGAGAAGGGCGCAGGAAGAACAACGCATTAAAGGAGTGTCATTTAGGAGCACAGGCCCCCATGTCACACACCTCCTCTTTGCTGATGATAGTATCGTCTTCCTAGAGGGGACTAATGAAAATATGATGGCGCTGAAAGAAATTCTTGGTAAATATGAGGAGGCGTCTGGGCAACGTATCAATTTGCAGAAGTCGTCCATATTTTTTGGCAAGGGGAGTCAAGAGGACGCAAAGGTGCAACTTAAAGGCATATTGGGTGTGGATAATGAAGCTCTGAGTGGACGATACTTGGGCCTCCCAACACTGGTTGGAAGGTCTAAAGATGGCACTTTTAAATATGTCACGGAGAGCTCGAAAGGAAAG GGAGTGATGAGGGTGGCGGACCTATTATCACCAAATGGTACTGCATGGAACCAGAACCGACTGGACGAGATGTTCTCTCCCGAAGATGTAGCAGATATCAAACAAATTGCGATTGGAGGCCCAGGCACGGAGGACTTTTTAGCATGGAATTATACTAAAAATGGTGTGTTCACTGTGCGCTCGGCGTACCACCTCAGGATGGCTGTGAACAGACTGCGATCCGGACGGCCGGAGTCATCCAGTTCGGTCAATAAGCACAAGGGATTTTTGGGGCTGTGGGATACAAGTGCGCCAACCAAGGCCAAGATACATATGTGGAGAGTCATCCGCAATGGCTTGGCTGTAGGGTCAGAGCTCCATCGAAGGCAAATCAAACCTGGTGTATTctgcgtcgtttgtggatgtgaGGAGACGATCATGCACTGGTTTTGGTCGTGTCAACATTCAGTCCACTTATGGGATCAGCTGCGCTCGGAAAAGGGAGTCATGGTGGCTGCTCCACCGATCTTCACCGGCTCCCAGAGCGAGCTAGCCAACTGGCTGCTTGGTTGGTTTGCCGCTGCTAATGACGACGAGAAGGAGATAATGATCCACGCATTATATGGCCTTTGGTTGGCCCGCAACGACACAAAGAATGGGAAACGTATTGATGCTCCACATGAAATCATAGAACGAGTCTGTTTGTTTGTGAAGGAATGGAGGGAACTCTATGTGAAGCCAGACAGTCAGACCAAACCTGCTATTATTTAG